Proteins encoded in a region of the Nitrospirota bacterium genome:
- a CDS encoding ribonuclease H-like domain-containing protein, protein MARIIFDIETAGRDFDSLEPAVQDYLLKWAETEEEKKDVKESLSFYPLTAEIVAIGMYDPDKCRGAVFFQNHAAPLLPFEEEGITYENGTEQEIIQRFWETIKNYNQFVTFNGRGFDCPFIMIRSAVHKIKPLRDLMPNRYGDAHIDLFDQLTFFGASRRKFSLDMWCRAFDIRSPKAEGITGYEVKDLFKAGKHMDIARYCAGDLKATAELFSVWENYIRMPNQKKF, encoded by the coding sequence ATGGCACGCATAATTTTCGATATAGAAACCGCTGGAAGGGATTTTGATTCCCTGGAGCCTGCTGTACAGGATTACCTGCTCAAGTGGGCAGAGACCGAGGAAGAGAAAAAAGACGTAAAAGAGAGCCTCTCGTTCTACCCCCTTACTGCAGAGATCGTTGCTATCGGCATGTACGATCCTGATAAATGCAGAGGGGCGGTCTTCTTTCAGAACCATGCTGCCCCGCTTCTGCCGTTTGAAGAAGAAGGCATAACCTATGAAAACGGCACCGAACAGGAGATCATCCAGCGGTTCTGGGAGACCATAAAGAACTATAACCAGTTCGTCACCTTTAACGGCAGAGGGTTTGACTGTCCCTTCATCATGATACGCTCGGCAGTGCATAAGATTAAACCGCTCCGCGACCTGATGCCGAACCGGTATGGCGACGCACACATAGACCTTTTTGACCAGCTCACCTTTTTTGGCGCATCACGCAGGAAGTTCAGCCTTGACATGTGGTGCAGGGCCTTTGACATCAGGAGCCCAAAGGCAGAAGGCATCACAGGATATGAGGTGAAGGACCTTTTCAAGGCAGGAAAACATATGGATATTGCACGGTACTGTGCAGGGGACCTCAAGGCAACGGCTGAACTCTTCTCGGTCTGGGAAAATTACATCAGAATGCCGAACCAGAAGAAGTTTTAA
- a CDS encoding ABC transporter permease — MGTASLGNIFWGRFSQNRLAVAGAVIVLCLVVAAVFAPFVAPYKPNDIDRKHILMPPDIHHPLGTDDLGRDVLSRMIWGARISLAVGFVAVGIASVIGIFFGAIAGYYGGWTERIIMRFIDIMLTIPTFFLILAVIAFVEPSIWNIMIVIGLTGWMGVARLVRAEFLSVKERDYIVAARALGASDLSIIFRHIMINSMAPVLVSAVLGIAGAVLVESALSFLGIGVQPPTPSWGNILTLGKDNIEIAWWLSVFPGLAILITVVGYNLLGEGIRDSIDPRLWESERK, encoded by the coding sequence ATGGGTACAGCTTCATTAGGCAATATATTCTGGGGACGGTTTAGCCAGAACAGGCTTGCAGTTGCAGGCGCTGTCATTGTGCTCTGTCTTGTCGTTGCAGCAGTCTTTGCCCCGTTTGTTGCCCCGTATAAGCCGAATGATATTGACCGGAAGCATATTCTAATGCCGCCTGATATTCATCATCCGCTCGGGACCGACGACCTCGGCAGGGATGTGCTGAGCAGGATGATATGGGGTGCGCGCATCTCCCTTGCGGTGGGATTTGTGGCAGTAGGTATTGCGTCTGTTATCGGCATTTTCTTCGGAGCGATCGCAGGGTACTATGGCGGATGGACAGAACGGATCATCATGCGCTTCATAGACATCATGCTGACGATCCCGACTTTCTTTCTTATTCTTGCGGTTATTGCCTTTGTGGAGCCGAGCATCTGGAACATCATGATCGTGATCGGGCTCACCGGATGGATGGGTGTTGCGCGGCTGGTGCGCGCAGAGTTCCTTTCTGTAAAGGAACGGGATTATATTGTTGCCGCCCGAGCGCTTGGCGCCAGCGATCTCAGCATCATATTCAGGCATATCATGATCAACAGCATGGCACCGGTGCTGGTATCAGCAGTGCTCGGCATTGCAGGCGCCGTGCTTGTGGAATCAGCGCTCAGCTTCCTGGGAATTGGCGTGCAGCCGCCAACGCCGAGCTGGGGCAACATCCTCACCCTCGGCAAGGACAATATCGAGATTGCCTGGTGGCTTTCGGTCTTCCCCGGCCTTGCCATCCTTATAACCGTTGTCGGGTACAACCTCCTTGGCGAAGGCATCAGGGACTCGATCGATCCCAGACTGTGGGAGAGCGAGAGGAAATAG
- a CDS encoding peptide-binding protein: MGMASSSTLIVILILMLLTPACKQKVKLPETAADLQTADDKPAYGDAIIEGVIGEPSNLIPMLASDSASHNVAGLIFNGLVKYDTDLSVIGDLAESWDISKDGLIITFHLRKGVKWTDGVEFTAGDVMFGYKTIIDEKTPSAYKEDFLQVKKAEVLDNYTFRVTYEKPFAPALTSWTSLVILPKHLLEGKDITKSDLVRNPVGLGPYKLAKWVSGQELILESNRDYFEGRPYIDRYIYKVIPDSATMFLVLKTGEVDTMGLTPIQYTKQTDNAFFKNSFRKYRYPAFSYTHLAFNQKHPWFRDKRVRQAMSYAIDKNEIVDVVLFGLGTPATGPYVPNTWPYNPNVRKYDFNPEKAIELLKEAGWQDRDGDGILDKDGRPFSFTILTNAGNNLRKNTATIIQSRLEKIGVKVEIRTVEWSTFVNQFIDKKRFEAVLLGWSIGLDADQYDIWHSSKTKEKELNFISYNNPEVDQLLEKGRRTFALEERKKAYFRIQEILADEVPYIFLYVPDATPIVHARIKNIKPTAIGISYNMPKWYVPKPLQRHTMVQ; this comes from the coding sequence ATGGGAATGGCCTCTTCTTCCACGCTTATTGTCATCCTGATCCTGATGCTGCTGACGCCTGCCTGCAAGCAGAAAGTGAAACTGCCTGAAACAGCAGCTGATCTGCAGACAGCGGATGATAAGCCTGCATACGGCGATGCGATCATCGAGGGGGTTATCGGCGAACCATCGAACCTTATCCCCATGCTTGCCAGCGACAGCGCCTCGCACAATGTCGCTGGCCTTATCTTCAATGGACTGGTCAAGTATGATACTGACCTGAGCGTTATTGGGGACCTTGCAGAATCATGGGACATCTCAAAGGACGGTCTGATCATCACGTTTCACCTCAGAAAGGGCGTTAAATGGACTGACGGCGTGGAGTTCACTGCCGGGGATGTGATGTTCGGGTACAAGACGATCATTGATGAGAAGACCCCCTCAGCCTATAAAGAGGATTTTCTTCAGGTGAAGAAGGCAGAGGTGTTAGATAACTATACCTTCAGGGTCACGTATGAAAAGCCCTTTGCGCCTGCGCTCACCAGCTGGACGAGCCTTGTGATCCTGCCGAAGCATCTGCTTGAAGGCAAGGACATCACCAAGAGCGATCTGGTCAGAAATCCTGTTGGTCTCGGGCCGTATAAACTTGCCAAGTGGGTATCAGGCCAGGAACTGATCCTCGAATCGAACAGGGACTATTTTGAAGGACGCCCCTACATTGACCGGTACATCTATAAGGTGATACCAGATTCTGCCACTATGTTTCTGGTTCTCAAGACCGGAGAGGTGGATACCATGGGACTGACGCCGATCCAGTATACCAAGCAGACAGACAATGCCTTTTTCAAAAACAGCTTTCGGAAATACCGGTATCCGGCATTCAGCTATACGCACCTTGCCTTCAACCAGAAGCATCCCTGGTTCAGGGACAAAAGGGTGAGACAGGCCATGTCCTATGCCATAGACAAAAACGAGATCGTTGATGTCGTGCTCTTCGGCCTCGGGACGCCTGCGACCGGCCCGTATGTGCCGAACACCTGGCCGTACAATCCGAACGTGAGGAAATACGACTTTAACCCTGAAAAGGCAATAGAACTTCTGAAAGAGGCAGGCTGGCAGGACAGGGACGGAGACGGCATCCTCGACAAGGACGGCAGACCGTTCAGCTTCACGATCCTGACGAACGCCGGCAATAACCTGCGCAAGAACACGGCAACGATCATCCAGTCCCGGCTTGAGAAGATCGGCGTAAAGGTCGAGATCAGGACAGTTGAATGGTCAACCTTTGTGAACCAGTTCATAGACAAGAAGCGGTTCGAGGCTGTACTCCTCGGCTGGTCGATCGGTCTCGACGCGGATCAGTACGATATCTGGCATTCTTCCAAGACAAAGGAGAAGGAGCTGAACTTCATCAGCTACAACAATCCTGAGGTTGATCAGCTGCTCGAAAAGGGGAGGCGGACATTTGCTCTAGAGGAGAGGAAAAAGGCCTATTTCAGGATCCAGGAGATCCTTGCTGATGAGGTGCCGTACATCTTTCTCTATGTCCCTGATGCCACGCCGATCGTGCATGCAAGGATAAAGAACATCAAGCCGACTGCCATAGGCATCAGCTATAATATGCCTAAATGGTACGTGCCGAAGCCCTTGCAGCGGCATACCATGGTGCAATAA
- a CDS encoding ABC transporter permease — protein sequence MPTSYAFKLALQSLKKDKWINLLSMLTIFAGLFIISISFFVFYNIEIATRNLPEKFSLVAYLDSNLTQEKIDQVISAVRAKRAVSSVKFISRDEAFKELKSTLKNSQYVLEGLEDNPLPDSLDVKLKKDAMGTDSVKQLADETKRIKGISEVDYGEKFLTVLQNIKAGVKITGLVLAIILSTGIVFVCYSTVKILFYRRTDEIETFKLLGATKGFIRAPFIIEGAAIGITAGVSSLAAVFLLHHFLFLRLIISVPLFKTVLFPSGVFLFLPVIGMLLGIFGAAIALGRLKY from the coding sequence ATGCCGACATCCTATGCATTCAAACTTGCTCTGCAAAGCCTGAAAAAAGATAAGTGGATCAACCTGCTCTCCATGCTCACGATCTTTGCCGGGCTCTTCATCATCAGCATCAGCTTTTTCGTCTTTTACAATATCGAAATAGCCACGCGGAACCTGCCTGAGAAATTTTCTCTGGTCGCGTACCTCGACAGCAATCTCACTCAGGAGAAGATCGATCAGGTGATCAGTGCGGTCAGGGCCAAGCGGGCGGTCTCCTCGGTCAAGTTCATTTCCCGGGACGAAGCGTTCAAAGAGTTAAAAAGCACGCTCAAGAATTCCCAGTATGTATTGGAAGGACTTGAGGATAATCCGCTGCCCGACTCTCTCGACGTAAAGCTGAAAAAGGATGCAATGGGCACAGATTCGGTCAAACAGCTTGCGGACGAGACGAAAAGGATCAAAGGCATCTCAGAGGTCGATTACGGCGAAAAATTCCTCACGGTCCTGCAGAACATCAAAGCCGGCGTGAAGATAACCGGCCTTGTCCTTGCCATCATCCTCAGCACCGGCATTGTATTCGTCTGCTACAGCACCGTGAAGATCCTCTTTTATCGCAGGACCGATGAGATCGAGACCTTCAAGCTCCTCGGCGCAACAAAAGGCTTCATCCGGGCCCCCTTCATTATCGAAGGTGCTGCTATCGGCATAACCGCTGGGGTCTCAAGCCTTGCCGCCGTATTTCTTCTTCATCATTTTCTGTTTCTCAGGCTCATCATCTCGGTGCCGCTTTTCAAGACAGTTCTCTTCCCTTCCGGCGTATTTCTTTTCCTTCCCGTGATCGGCATGCTGCTCGGCATTTTTGGGGCAGCGATCGCACTGGGAAGGCTCAAATACTGA
- a CDS encoding ABC transporter permease: MLKYLAKRFLEMIPTLFGITLISFFIIHLAPGKPTDALSEMNPKMTPEARERLEKLYNLDKPVIVQYGMWLKRIVKLDFGESFSMDRRPVMQKIWDTKQPLLERRLFITFMLNLIAMIIILAIAIPIGISSATHQNTLYDKITTTTVFLGFAMPSFWLALLLMMLFGVYLDWLPISGLKSMSYDSLSVGGKVLDRLKHLVLPMFVAAFGGLAADSRYMRSSMLEVVRQDYVTVARAKGLPEKTVIYRHAFRNALLPLITLVGLSVPGLIGGSVIFENIFGIPGMGQLFFNGVMTRDYSLIMAILTIGAFLTLIGNLLADIGYMFADPRIRTGR; encoded by the coding sequence ATGCTCAAGTATCTTGCAAAGCGCTTTCTCGAGATGATACCGACCCTGTTCGGCATCACGCTCATTTCGTTCTTTATCATTCACCTTGCACCTGGCAAGCCGACTGATGCGCTCTCAGAGATGAACCCGAAGATGACGCCCGAGGCGCGGGAGCGGCTCGAAAAGCTGTATAATCTCGACAAGCCGGTGATCGTCCAGTATGGCATGTGGCTAAAAAGGATCGTGAAGCTCGATTTCGGCGAATCCTTTTCGATGGACAGGCGGCCGGTGATGCAGAAGATCTGGGATACCAAGCAGCCCCTGCTTGAGCGGAGGCTTTTCATAACTTTCATGCTGAACCTGATCGCCATGATCATTATTCTTGCGATTGCCATACCGATCGGCATTTCCTCTGCTACACACCAAAACACGCTCTACGACAAGATCACGACCACAACGGTCTTTCTCGGTTTTGCGATGCCTTCATTCTGGCTCGCCCTTCTGTTGATGATGCTCTTTGGCGTGTACCTTGACTGGCTGCCGATATCAGGGCTCAAATCAATGAGTTATGATTCTCTCTCTGTCGGAGGCAAGGTCCTGGACAGGCTGAAGCACCTTGTTCTGCCGATGTTTGTCGCGGCATTTGGCGGGCTCGCTGCAGATTCACGGTATATGCGTTCCAGCATGCTTGAAGTGGTCCGTCAGGACTACGTGACCGTAGCGAGGGCAAAAGGTCTGCCTGAGAAGACGGTCATATACCGCCATGCCTTCAGGAATGCGCTGCTTCCACTTATCACCCTTGTCGGTCTTTCGGTGCCGGGACTGATCGGAGGCAGTGTGATCTTCGAAAATATATTCGGCATTCCGGGCATGGGTCAGCTCTTTTTTAACGGTGTTATGACAAGGGACTATTCCCTGATCATGGCGATCCTCACGATCGGCGCGTTCCTTACGCTTATCGGGAACCTGCTTGCGGATATCGGGTATATGTTCGCTGATCCGAGAATAAGGACAGGGAGATGA
- a CDS encoding peptidoglycan DD-metalloendopeptidase family protein, translated as MILAALLILALICPSISVAAPSELEYKKIQEKIDEEKKKLSAAQEREASVLNELDAVSKKLNTAETDLRKYRSNLKQTEAAISSIAVEMEKIKRSLERQKNWIRRKLRSMNRLGYGGDVLTQVLSAEDMAQLMRTWKYLEHITLHEQKIQKAYRENLLKLDTEQQKLEGLRLEFQTRQDRVRSKEAELAEKKREKENILHSVRTEKATRQKMIAELREASRRLLEIIRESTKTGDYEGKGFTQLKGKLLWPADGRIAIPYGSHKDPQFDTPVFRNGIHIQTDSPGDARAVYGGKVIFAEWFKGFGQLVIINHGSGYHTLYGNLAEIFSKVGDIIKENQVIGKVGTSGVLNAQGIYFEIRYKGKPLDPAQWLKKKKR; from the coding sequence ATGATCCTTGCCGCTCTCCTTATCCTTGCGCTCATCTGTCCTTCGATCTCCGTTGCTGCCCCGTCTGAGCTGGAGTATAAGAAGATCCAGGAGAAGATCGACGAAGAAAAAAAGAAACTGAGCGCTGCCCAGGAGCGTGAGGCCTCAGTGCTGAACGAGCTTGATGCCGTGAGCAAAAAGCTGAACACCGCAGAAACAGACCTCAGGAAGTACCGCTCCAATCTGAAGCAGACAGAGGCCGCCATCAGCAGCATTGCCGTCGAGATGGAGAAGATAAAACGCAGCCTTGAGCGGCAGAAGAACTGGATCAGAAGAAAGCTCCGCTCCATGAACCGCCTCGGTTACGGTGGAGATGTCCTGACGCAGGTGCTGAGCGCCGAAGACATGGCGCAGCTCATGAGGACCTGGAAGTACCTTGAGCATATCACCCTCCATGAACAGAAGATCCAGAAAGCATACCGTGAGAACCTCCTGAAGCTGGATACGGAACAGCAGAAACTCGAAGGCCTCAGGCTGGAGTTCCAGACCCGGCAGGACAGGGTCAGGTCAAAAGAAGCGGAGCTCGCAGAAAAGAAAAGGGAAAAAGAGAACATTCTCCACTCTGTCAGAACAGAAAAGGCAACGCGTCAGAAGATGATCGCTGAACTGAGAGAGGCATCGCGCAGATTGCTCGAGATCATCAGGGAATCGACAAAAACAGGCGATTATGAAGGAAAAGGCTTTACCCAGCTCAAGGGAAAACTCCTCTGGCCTGCAGACGGGAGAATAGCGATCCCCTACGGCTCCCACAAGGACCCGCAGTTTGATACGCCGGTCTTCAGAAACGGCATCCATATCCAGACAGACTCTCCCGGAGATGCGCGGGCAGTGTACGGGGGCAAAGTGATCTTCGCCGAATGGTTCAAAGGGTTCGGCCAGCTCGTTATCATCAACCACGGCAGCGGGTATCACACGCTCTACGGCAACCTTGCCGAGATTTTTTCAAAGGTTGGGGATATAATAAAAGAGAACCAGGTAATAGGAAAGGTCGGGACATCAGGCGTCCTCAACGCTCAGGGAATATACTTTGAGATCAGGTACAAAGGTAAACCGCTTGACCCGGCCCAATGGCTGAAAAAGAAGAAGAGATAA
- the ftsE gene encoding cell division ATP-binding protein FtsE, with amino-acid sequence MIHFENVTKEYELQTALREVTCSIEKGEMVFLTGPSGSGKTTMLKLVYLAEMPDQGNITIAGWETGSLRESSIPFVRRNIGVVFQDFRLLDNRNIFENIALALRIRGIGEREIKMRVYEALKTVNLRHKADSYPRRLSGGEQQRIVIARAIVAEPTVLLADEPTGNLDPDTAEDVLKTFKDIHAKGTTILIATHNRELYMNSGKRVLRLEAGTLVSQGVC; translated from the coding sequence ATGATACATTTTGAGAACGTCACCAAGGAGTATGAGCTTCAGACTGCTTTGCGGGAGGTGACCTGCTCGATCGAAAAGGGAGAGATGGTATTTCTGACCGGGCCAAGCGGATCGGGCAAAACGACCATGCTCAAGCTGGTGTACCTTGCAGAGATGCCTGACCAGGGCAACATCACGATCGCCGGATGGGAAACAGGATCTCTCCGGGAGTCAAGCATCCCCTTTGTGCGCCGCAATATCGGCGTGGTGTTCCAGGACTTCAGGCTCCTCGATAACAGGAACATTTTCGAGAACATTGCGCTTGCGCTCAGGATCCGCGGCATTGGTGAACGGGAGATCAAGATGCGGGTCTATGAAGCGCTCAAGACCGTCAATCTCCGGCACAAAGCTGACAGTTATCCCAGGAGACTTTCCGGGGGAGAGCAGCAGAGGATCGTGATCGCCCGTGCGATCGTCGCAGAACCGACCGTCCTGCTCGCAGATGAACCGACCGGCAACCTCGACCCTGATACGGCTGAAGACGTACTGAAGACATTCAAGGATATTCATGCGAAGGGCACGACCATCCTGATCGCAACACACAACCGGGAACTCTATATGAACTCGGGCAAACGGGTGCTTCGGCTTGAGGCCGGGACGCTGGTAAGCCAGGGGGTATGCTGA
- a CDS encoding S41 family peptidase translates to MFKIKKQTFLVFFLVLAVATTGIVLGRLSVTAVSAEGEGYEELKTFTEVLSMVKKHYVEDVKSKDLVYGAIRGMLSSLDPHSSFMTAEGYKDMQVETKGEFGGIGIQIGMKESMLTVIAPIEDTPAFRAGIKAGDKIVKINNVTTRDMTLHDAVSKMRGTPKTTVVISIMREGWKDSKDFTLTREIIKVKSVKSKVLEGSIGYIKINQFQEQTSNDLAAALKRLNEEKITSLVLDLRNDPGGLLNSSIDVASQFLEKGKLVVYTKTRSGEKSELYTNNDDHFKLPMVVLINQGSASASEIVAGALKDWNRAVTLGTVTFGKGSVQTVIPLSDGSGLRLTTAKYYTPKGKSIQGTGITPDIIVKLEAKNGTKEHPVLREKDLERHLKNEQADPKGEEKETAPIEVDEKDDIQLQRAVDILKTWNVFKELPKAS, encoded by the coding sequence ATGTTTAAGATAAAGAAGCAGACATTTCTTGTATTCTTCCTTGTCCTGGCAGTGGCAACCACAGGCATAGTCCTTGGCAGGCTGTCTGTCACTGCAGTGAGCGCTGAAGGCGAGGGATATGAGGAGCTCAAGACCTTTACCGAGGTCCTTTCGATGGTAAAGAAACATTATGTGGAGGACGTGAAGTCAAAAGACCTTGTGTATGGGGCGATCAGGGGCATGCTCAGTTCACTTGACCCGCACTCGAGTTTCATGACCGCAGAAGGATATAAGGATATGCAGGTTGAAACAAAGGGCGAATTCGGCGGCATCGGCATCCAGATCGGCATGAAAGAGAGCATGCTGACGGTCATTGCTCCCATTGAAGACACGCCTGCATTCAGGGCAGGCATAAAGGCAGGGGACAAGATCGTCAAGATCAACAACGTCACCACGCGCGACATGACCCTGCATGATGCAGTCTCAAAAATGAGGGGTACGCCCAAGACAACCGTTGTCATCAGTATCATGAGAGAAGGCTGGAAAGATAGTAAGGACTTCACCCTGACACGCGAGATCATCAAGGTCAAGAGCGTAAAATCAAAGGTCCTCGAAGGCAGCATCGGATATATAAAGATCAATCAGTTCCAGGAGCAGACCTCAAATGACCTTGCCGCTGCGCTGAAGAGACTGAACGAGGAAAAAATAACATCTCTTGTCCTTGATCTCAGGAACGATCCAGGGGGTCTGCTCAACAGCTCTATTGACGTGGCAAGTCAGTTTCTGGAAAAGGGAAAGCTTGTTGTGTATACGAAAACAAGAAGCGGTGAAAAATCCGAGCTCTATACAAATAATGACGACCACTTCAAGCTCCCCATGGTAGTGCTCATAAACCAGGGAAGCGCAAGCGCATCCGAGATCGTTGCAGGCGCGCTCAAGGACTGGAACAGGGCCGTGACCCTCGGCACCGTGACCTTCGGCAAGGGTTCTGTCCAGACCGTAATACCGCTCTCCGACGGCTCAGGTCTCCGGCTGACAACGGCAAAATACTACACACCAAAAGGCAAGTCCATCCAGGGGACCGGCATCACTCCGGACATCATCGTGAAGCTCGAGGCGAAGAACGGCACAAAAGAGCATCCCGTGCTCAGGGAAAAAGACCTTGAACGCCACCTGAAGAATGAACAGGCAGATCCAAAAGGAGAGGAAAAGGAGACCGCACCAATTGAAGTGGATGAGAAGGACGATATCCAGCTTCAGAGGGCCGTGGACATCCTCAAGACCTGGAACGTCTTCAAGGAACTGCCTAAGGCATCATAA
- a CDS encoding Bro-N domain-containing protein, protein MPEKSLAVFEGEQIRRHYDEETETWYFSVVDIIQVLIQQPDYKTARKYWNKLKERLKKEGSESVTNCHQLKMEAADGKKYLTDAANPGTLLRLIQSVPSPKAEPIKLWLAKVGYERLQDMSDPARSLDRAREYWQQHGRSEKWIQQRMMGQETRNKLTDYWQGHEITKEEEYAILTNIIHQEWSGVSVKKHKALKGLKTQNLRDHMSEAELIFTALAELSTRQIAESVSATGMDENKEAGEKGGGIARKARRELEAKTGRKVVTGENFLPPGSIKSLLKQKKKGRK, encoded by the coding sequence ATGCCAGAAAAATCATTAGCTGTTTTTGAAGGGGAACAAATCCGCCGTCATTACGACGAGGAGACCGAAACATGGTATTTTTCGGTAGTGGACATTATACAGGTGCTGATTCAGCAACCTGATTACAAGACTGCCCGAAAATACTGGAACAAGCTGAAAGAGAGGCTCAAGAAAGAAGGAAGTGAGTCGGTGACAAATTGTCACCAACTGAAAATGGAAGCAGCCGACGGCAAAAAATATCTTACTGATGCTGCTAATCCTGGAACACTGCTCCGCTTGATACAGTCCGTTCCGAGCCCTAAAGCAGAGCCGATCAAGCTCTGGCTGGCCAAAGTGGGTTATGAACGCTTGCAGGATATGAGTGATCCGGCACGCTCGCTTGACCGGGCGCGTGAATATTGGCAGCAGCATGGCAGAAGCGAAAAGTGGATTCAGCAGCGGATGATGGGGCAGGAGACGCGTAATAAGCTGACCGACTACTGGCAAGGACACGAGATAACAAAGGAAGAGGAGTATGCTATCCTGACCAATATAATCCACCAGGAATGGTCGGGGGTATCGGTAAAAAAGCACAAGGCCTTAAAGGGACTGAAGACGCAGAACCTCAGAGACCATATGAGCGAAGCAGAACTGATCTTTACGGCGCTTGCCGAACTTTCAACCCGGCAAATTGCTGAAAGTGTGAGCGCAACCGGCATGGATGAAAATAAAGAAGCAGGTGAAAAGGGCGGTGGTATTGCTAGGAAGGCAAGGCGTGAACTGGAAGCAAAAACAGGGAGGAAGGTAGTTACCGGAGAAAACTTCCTGCCGCCGGGCTCAATAAAGTCATTGCTGAAACAAAAAAAGAAAGGTCGTAAATGA
- a CDS encoding phosphotransferase — MINEKAIKAYVLKEFRDIINVGIRKLGSGVQGSGFLVEMQTKEGLRSYVVKSLLAEGFGHDYPSDRAAVFLQDLDEYANLPNHVKAMDVLAEMEDGTVKPVGGGIEYYLMMETVEGRDYFNDLAEFTGKERLEERDIAKIRAMASYLGRIHAVKNGSKTLYWRKLRDTVGHGECLMGVFDIYPDGTLPYEEMAEIVKRSVDWTYKLKPRYKRLSQIHGDFHPGNIWFKEAKGEQPEFVLLDRSRGPWGEPADDLTAMAINYIFFSIRNHGDLRGAYLEGLKLFIDDYVRFSGDAEILEVTAPFFAFRCAVVANPVFYPDLSAEARRKIFNFARAVLSAERFEVEKVNDYLVG, encoded by the coding sequence ATGATCAATGAAAAAGCGATAAAAGCCTATGTTCTGAAGGAATTCAGGGATATTATCAATGTCGGGATCAGGAAGCTCGGTTCAGGGGTTCAGGGCTCGGGTTTTCTGGTAGAGATGCAGACAAAAGAGGGTCTTAGATCATATGTGGTGAAGTCGCTTCTTGCCGAGGGCTTCGGCCATGACTATCCCTCTGACAGGGCAGCGGTCTTTCTTCAGGACCTCGATGAATATGCCAATCTGCCGAACCATGTGAAGGCCATGGATGTACTTGCAGAGATGGAAGACGGGACTGTGAAGCCGGTCGGCGGCGGAATAGAATATTATCTGATGATGGAGACGGTCGAAGGCAGGGACTATTTCAATGACCTCGCCGAGTTTACAGGCAAGGAGCGCCTTGAGGAGAGGGACATTGCAAAGATCAGGGCAATGGCATCCTATCTCGGCAGGATACATGCAGTGAAGAATGGATCAAAGACCCTGTACTGGCGGAAGCTCCGTGATACGGTCGGCCATGGCGAATGCCTCATGGGCGTCTTTGACATTTACCCTGACGGGACCCTGCCTTATGAAGAGATGGCAGAAATCGTAAAAAGATCGGTTGACTGGACGTATAAGCTGAAGCCGCGATATAAAAGACTCTCTCAGATACATGGAGACTTTCATCCGGGCAATATATGGTTTAAAGAGGCGAAGGGCGAGCAGCCGGAATTCGTGTTGCTCGACCGGAGCCGAGGCCCCTGGGGAGAGCCTGCTGATGACCTGACAGCCATGGCGATCAACTACATCTTCTTTTCGATCAGGAATCACGGCGATTTAAGAGGAGCGTATCTCGAAGGACTGAAGCTCTTCATTGATGACTATGTCCGGTTCTCCGGCGATGCAGAGATCCTTGAAGTGACCGCACCTTTCTTTGCCTTCCGCTGCGCAGTTGTTGCCAATCCTGTCTTTTATCCTGACCTGTCCGCAGAGGCGAGGAGAAAGATATTTAATTTCGCGAGGGCTGTTCTGTCAGCAGAACGATTTGAAGTGGAGAAGGTGAATGATTATCTGGTCGGTTAA
- a CDS encoding nucleotide pyrophosphohydrolase: protein MKKDKTEIEEITDLLIKFRDERNWEQFHNSKDLALALSIEAAELNELFLWKTAEDVNVGKLKEELADVLIFAFLLARKYKLNISDIMMEKIAVNEKKYPSEKATNTARKYDEL, encoded by the coding sequence ATGAAAAAAGATAAAACCGAAATAGAAGAAATAACTGACCTTCTGATCAAGTTCAGAGATGAGCGCAATTGGGAGCAATTTCACAACTCTAAGGACTTGGCACTGGCTTTGTCTATCGAGGCTGCCGAACTCAATGAGCTTTTTCTCTGGAAAACTGCCGAAGACGTCAACGTCGGAAAACTGAAAGAAGAACTGGCTGATGTTCTCATCTTCGCCTTCTTGCTTGCCAGAAAGTATAAGCTGAATATCAGTGACATCATGATGGAAAAGATTGCGGTCAACGAGAAAAAGTATCCGTCAGAAAAGGCCACGAATACAGCGAGGAAATACGATGAACTCTAA